One genomic segment of Stigmatopora argus isolate UIUO_Sarg chromosome 1, RoL_Sarg_1.0, whole genome shotgun sequence includes these proteins:
- the LOC144079219 gene encoding dedicator of cytokinesis protein 3-like isoform X3, which produces MWIPTEEEKIGVVICNFRSPICQALVLEIGDTVQILEKNEGWYRGFSTKKPSIKGIFPVSYVHLKKSTVTNRGLCETVVPLEDPIITETTSALQEWGVLWKQLYVKHKVDLFHKLRHVMNELIDLRRQLIQGHLAQDQTREIKRHITVRLDWGNEHLGIDLVPRKEFEMVDPDQISISELYKLHVSSRHCGQQSTNQADNVKPRHGDSCRVPVSHHLFINLKSFTYNSISEDADVLFSLYDTREARQISEKFMVKLNKNGGPKNPEKVDRLCALFTDLSSKDLKRDLYIVAHVMRTGRMLLNDSKKGPPHVMYRRPYGCAVLAMSDVFHTITDLKEEKDFVLKVYTCNNENEWYQVHENIIRKSNTKYSAPSTNYGLIISLQLLRGELEQIRRENQAVFNRALALTRKLGFPDVIMPGDIRNDLYLTLERGEFERGGKSVQKNIEVTLYVLYADGDTLKDCISLGSGEPNMTEYRSFVLYHNNSPRWSEMVKLPIPIDRFRGSHLRFEFRHCSTKDKGEKKLFGFAFTPLMREDGTTLSDESHELYVYKCDENATFSNQGLYLSLPCCKEDFNSCPNLPANLPFQRSPKETFWVSTILCSTKLTQNVDLLALLNWKTHPDRVLDILGRLRQISGEEIVKFIRDVLDTLFCLLDDNTDKYGPLVFQSLVFIINLLRDSRFYHFRPVMDSYIQNHFAGALAYKELIRCLKWYMDRSAEVVRQDHIQEAMRALEYLFKFIVQSRILYVRATCGMEEEQFRASIQELFQSIRFVLSLDSRSSENLVFTQAALLNSFPDIFDELLQMFTVQEVAEYVRGTLGSMPSTVDIGQSMDVVKLQSIARTVESRLFFFPESRSILLPVVLHHIHLHLRQQRELLICSGILGSIFSIIKSSSMESSVQEEVEMMVESLLDVLLQTLLSILSKSHSVETSRGQRCPQCTAEITGEYVSCLLSLLRQMTEIHFHHLLNNFHSKEELKEFLLKIFCVFRNLMKLTIFPRDWSVMRLLTSHIIVVTTQLLSPALHKNFSEADFDFKVWNSFFSLTVLYINQPSLQLESVGPAKKKKVLDKYGDMRVLMAYELFSMWQKLGDNKPHFIPGMMGPFLGVTLVPQTEVRNIMIPIFHDMMDWEQRKNGNFKQVEAELMDKLDSMVSDGKGDDNHRELFSLLTQLFGPYPSLLEKIEQETWRETGISFVTSVTRLVERLLDYRDCMKGDEVDNKKMGGSVNLMNFYKSEVNKEDMYIRYIHKLCDLHLQAEDYTEAAFTLLLYWELLHWEDRPLRDFLHYPCQSEWQRKENLSRKILHYFNKGKCWEYGISLCRELAFQYETLYDYQSLSWIRKMEAAYYDNIIEQQRIEPEFFRMGFYGRKFPFFLRNKEFVCRGYDYERLEDFQQRMLGEFPQAIAMQHPNQPDDTILQSDAQYLQIYAVTPVSDISDVPQLERVPERIKSFYRINNVSRFHYDRPFHKGPKDRENEFRSLWIERTTLILSRPLPGISRWAEVEKREVVEVSPLENAIYVVENKTQELRTLISQYQHRQHHGNINPLSMSLNGVIDAAVNGGIARYQEAFFDKDYISSHPEDAERITHLKDLMQEQVHILGMGLAVHEKLVHPEMRPLHKKLVDQFHMMRTGLHHGVPGVERFGPAGCSGVNSGRGILSSHNHMSPESLRLMHRHSPLNLQSSIRHSSSSLSSHTSSEAGTGNLAIVTDGLLGEHPEDSIHMQPSPSSSSLSSIRSNSSQIINSAPSSARGSPSLPDKAKHNREVMILLPSHRDRANNSLYYNMAENGQNNHMQRALAQQVSPCKPCADPHMTLPEKAFPNIPGSWNLDGENREQMSYMSTSTGGVIMPPVPPRSFPQGHFLMHCDAFNPQNSEPPPALPVRSLRKSPLHPIPGSPTSPQSALGGSNSTLSGSASSGVSSLSESNFSGQYPDPGPIRNDALEPLPSHLWSPPDEYLASSYLHIHYGTPEMDSVDPVRPFHYRGPASHPHSHPHPHPHPHGHAHPGLDSHPHGPAPHHHPPSHGPHHIPYRRPQPPAIPPKPYLREGCIPEEDLQPQPIPLPRRIFHSPHGHRDEQGKHAWEQCISEEHEEAQ; this is translated from the exons AAACACAAGGTGGATCTGTTCCATAAGCTGCGTCATGTGATGAACGAGCTCATTGATCTGCGTCGGCAGCTCATCCAGGGTCACCTCGCCCAAGACCAAACCCGTGAGATCAAGCGGCACATCACCGTACGCCTTGACTGGGGCAATGA GCACCTTGGCATTGACCTTGTGCCCAGGAAAGAGTTTGAAATGGTGGACCCAGACCAGATCAGCATATCGGAGCTTTACAAACTG catGTATCCAGCAGACACTGTGGTCAGCAAAGCACAAACCAG GCTGACAACGTGAAACCACGCCATGGTGACAGTTGCCGTGTCCCGGTGTCACACCACCTTTTCATCAATCTGAAGAGCTTCACTTACAACAGCATCAGTGAGGACGCGGACGTCTTATTCTCCCTGTATGATACTCGAGAGGCCAGACAGATCAG TGAAAAGTTCATGGTGAAACTCAACAAAAATGGAGGACCAAAGAATCCGGAGAAGGTCGATCGTCTTTGTGCTCTCTTCACG GACCTTAGCAGTAAAGACTTGAAGAGAGATCTGTACATTGTTGCACATGTCATGAGAACAG GCCGTATGCTGCTAAACGATTCAAAGAAAGGACCACCACACGTGATGTACCGAAGACCGTACGGCTGCGCCGTTCTTGCTATGAGTGACGTTTTCCATACTATCACTGACCTCAAAGAGGAGAAGGACTTTGTGCTCAAAGTTTATAC ATGTAACAACGAAAACGAGTGGTACCAGGTTCATGAAAACATCATCCGCAAATCCAACACCAAATACTCCGCTCCCAGCACCAACTATG GCCTCATCATTTCCCTGCAGCTGTTGAGGGGCGAGTTGGAGCAGATCAGACGGGAGAACCAGGCCGTGTTCAACCGAGCCCTGGCACTCACGCGCAAACTGGGTTTTCCAGATGTCATCATGCCAG GTGACATTCGCAATGACTTGTACTTAACCCTGGAACGAGGCGAGTTTGAGCGGGGTGGCAAGAGCGTGCAGAAGAACATCGAAGTGACGCTTTATGTCCTCTACGCCGATGGGGACACTCTCAAA GACTGCATCAGTTTGGGCAGTGGTGAGCCAAACATGACTGAATATCGCTCCTTCGTCCTCTACCACAACAACAGTCCTCGCTGGAGTGAGATGGTCAAGCTTCCCATCCCCATAGATCGCTTCCGGGGCTCTCACCTACGCTTTGAGTTCAGACACTGTTCCA CTAAAGACAAAGGGGAGAAAAAACTTTTCGGCTTTGCTTTCACTCCCCTAATGAGAGAGGATGGGACGACACTATCTGACGAGAGCCATGAGCTGTATGTCTACAAG TGTGATGAAAACGCCACCTTCAGTAATCAGGGCCTGTACCTCAGCTTGCCGTGCTGCAAGGAGGACTTTAACAGCTGTCCCAATCTGCCGGCTAATTTGCCATTCCAGAGGAGCCCCAAAGAGACTTTCTGGGTTTCCACCATACTCTGCTCCACAAAACTCACACAGAATG TGGACCTGTTGGCACTTTTAAACTGGAAAACCCACCCGGACAGGGTGCTGGACATCCTTGGTCGATTGCGTCAGATCAGTGGAGAGGAGATTGTCAAG TTCATTCGAGATGTCCTGGATACACTCTTTTGTCTTTTAGATGACAATACCGATAAATACGGTCCTCTGGTTTTCCAGTCTTTG GTATTTATTATCAACTTGCTCAGGGATAGCCGCTTCTACCACTTTCGCCCAGTAATGGACTCGTACATCCAAAACCACTTTGCTGGAGCTTTGGCATACAA GGAACTTATTCGATGCCTGAAGTGGTACATGGATCGCTCAGCCGAAGTCGTCCGGCAAGATCACATCCAGGAAGCTATGCgg GCACTGGAGTACCTGTTCAAGTTCATCGTCCAGTCTCGAATACTGTACGTACGGGCAACCTGCGGAATGGAGGAGGAGCAGTTCCGTGCCAGCATTCAGGAGCTCTTTCAATCCATTCGCTTTGTGCTGAGCCTGGACAGCCGCAGCTCAGAGAACCTCGTCTTCACTCAG GCGGCGCTGTTGAACAGTTTCCCCGATATTTTTGATGAGCTGCTGCAGATGTTCACAGTTCAGGAAGTGGCAGAATATGTCCGTGGCACCCTTGGAAGTATGCCCAGCACCGTTGACATTGGCCAATCAATGGACGTTGTCAAATTGCAGTCGATTGCGCGGACTGTGGAAAGCCGGCTCTTCTTCTTCCCCG AGTCTCGAAGCATTTTGCTGCCAGTTGTTCTGCACCACATTCACTTGCACTTGCGCCAGCAGAGGGAGCTGCTCATCTGTTCCGGGATCCTTGGCAGCATCTTCTCCATCATTAAAAGCAGTTCTATG GAGTCGTCCGTTCAGGAGGAAGTGGAGATGATGGTGGAGAGTCTCTTGGATGTGTTGCTGCAGACCCTACTGTCAATCTTGAGCAAGTCTCACTCTGTGGAGACATCCAGGGGCCAGCGCTGCCCGCAGTGCACTGCAGAGATAACG GGGGAATATGTGTCCTGCCTTCTCTCTCTGCTCCGACAGATGACAGAGATCCATTTTCACCATCTACTCAACAACTTCCATAGCAAAGAAGAGCTCAAA GAGTTCCTGTTAAAGATCTTTTGTGTATTCCGGAATTTGATGAAACTAACCATCTTCCCTCGAGATTGGAGTGTCATGAGACTTCTAACCAGCCA CATCATTGTTGTGACAACCCAGCTTCTTTCTCCGGCGCTTCACAAGAACTTTTCTGAAGCGGATTTCGATTTCAAG gtATGGAATTCCTTCTTCAGTCTCACCGTGCTGTACATCAATCAGCCCAGTCTCCAGCTGGAGTCAGTCGGACCCGCTAAGAAAAAGAAAGTTCTGGACAA GTATGGAGATATGAGAGTACTGATGGCGTATGAACTCTTTAGCATGTGGCAAAAATTAG gtGACAACAAACCCCACTTCATCCCAGGAATGATGGGCCCCTTTCTGGGTGTCACCCTGGTCCCTCAGACTGAAGTTCGGAACATTATGATTCCAATTTTCCATGACATGATGGACTGGGAGCAAAGGAAAAATGGAAACTTCAAACAG GTGGAAGCAGAGTTGATGGATAAGCTGGATAGCATGGTGTCTGATGGCAAAGGCGATGATAATCACAGGGAGCTCTTCAGCCTTTT GACTCAATTGTTTGGCCCTTACCCTAG TCTGCTGGAGAAGATAGAACAGGAGACATGGAGAGAGACAGGCATCTCCTTTGTCACATCAGTCACGAGGCTCGTGGAGCGACTGCTAGACTACAG GGACTGCATGAAAGGCGATGAAGTTGACAATAAGAAAATGGGCGGCTCTGTCAACCTGATG AACTTTTACAAATCGGAGGTCAACAAGGAGGACATGTACATTCGTTACATTCATAAGCTTTGTGACCTCCATCTCCAAGCGGAAGACTATACAG AGGCTGCATTCACTCTACTGCTATACTGGGAGCTTCTCCATTGGGAAGACCGGCCCTTACGGGATTTTCTCCACTATCCGTGCCAGAGCGAGTGGCAGCGCAAGGAAAATCTGAGTCGTAAAATCCTTCACTACTTCAACAAGGGAAAG TGCTGGGAATATGGTATCTCTCTATGTCGGGAGCTGGCTTTCCAGTATGAAACGTTATATGATTACCAGAGCCTCAGCTGGATAAGG AAAATGGAGGCAGCGTACTACGACAACATTATCGAGCAGCAGCGGATTGAACCCGAGTTTTTCCGAATGGGCTTCTACGGCAGGAAGTTTCCGTTCTTCCTCAGG AACAAAGAGTTTGTCTGTCGTGGCTATGACTACGAACGGCTGGAGGACTTCCAGCAAAGGATGCTGGGAGAGTTTCCGCAAGCCATCGCCATGCAGCATCCCAACCAACCTGATGACACCATCCTGCAGAGTGATGCTCAGT ACTTGCAGATCTATGCGGTGACTCCAGTGTCAGACATCTCAGATGTGCCTCAATTGGAGCGTGTGCCCGAAAGGATCAAGAGCTTCTACCGCATCAACAATGTCAGCCGCTTCCACTATGACAGGCCTTTCCACAAGGGCCCCAAGGACCGCGAAAATGAGTTCAGG AGCCTGTGGATTGAGAGAACCACCCTGATCCTCTCCCGCCCTCTCCCGGGCATCTCCCGTTGGGCTGAAGTGGAAAAGAGAGAAGTG GTGGAGGTGAGCCCTCTGGAGAATGCCATTTATGTGGTGGAGAACAAAACCCAGGAGCTGCGGACTCTGATCAGCCAGTACCAACACAGACAGCATCACGGCAACATCAACCCGCTTAGCATGTCGCTCAACGGAGTCATTGACGCTGCAGTGAACGGAGGCATCGCCAGATACCAAGAG GCATTTTTTGACAAGGATTACATTAGCAGTCACCCGGAGGATGCGGAGAGGATAACACACCTGAAAGACCTCATGCAGGAGCAG GTGCATATTCTAGGAATGGGTCTTGCTGTTCATGAGAAGCTGGTCCACCCAGAGATGCGGCCACTACACAAAAAGCTGGTGGACCAATTCCACATGATGAGGACTGGTTTGCACCAT GGTGTGCCTGGTGTGGAGCGATTTGGCCCTGCTGGCTGCTCAGGGGTCAACTCTGGCAGAGGCATCCTCTCTTCCCACAATCACATGAGTCCTGAGAGCCTGCGCCTCATGCACAGACACAG TCCTCTGAACCTGCAGAGTTCCATCCGTCACTCGTCGTCCTCGCTGTCGTCTCACACTTCCAGTGAGGCCGGAACAGGAAACCTCGCCATAGTGACTGACGGTCTGTTGGGGGAGCACCCTGAGGACTCCATTCACATGCAG CCGAGCCCCTCGTCCTCCAGCCTGAGCtcaattcgttccaactcttcCCAAATTATAAACTCGGCTCCTTCCAGCGCCCGAG GCTCTCCATCCTTGCCTGATAAGGCCAAGCACAACAGGGAGGTGATGATCCTGCTGCCATCCCATCGTGACAGGGCCAACAATTCCCTGTATTACAACATGGCAGAAAATGGACAG AATAACCACATGCAGCGCGCCTTAGCGCAACAAGTTAGCCCCTGCAAACCGTGCGCAGATCCTCACATGACTCTCCCAGAAAAAG CGTTTCCAAATATTCCCGGCAGCTGGAATCTGGATGGAGAGAACAGGGAACAAATGTCCTACATGTCAACTTCTACTGGAGGCGTAATTATGCCCCCCGTTCCTCCCCGATCCTTTCCACAAG GACATTTTCTGATGCATTGTGATGCATTCAACCCCCAGAACAGTGAACCGCCACCTGCTCTGCCCGTGCGTTCGCTTCGAAAG TCTCCCCTCCACCCGATTCCAGGCTCCCCTACCAGCCCTCAGTCGGCTTTGGGCGGAAGTAACTCCACCTTGTCCGGCAGCGCCAGCAGCGGCGTTTCCTCTCTGAGTGAGAGCAACTTCAGTGGGCAGTACCCGGATCCCGGCCCCATCAGGAACGACGCCTTGGAGCCTCTCCCGAGCCACCTGTGGTCACCTCCTGACGAGTACCTGGCCTCTTCCTACCTGCACATCCACTACGGCACGCCGGAAATGGACTCGGTGGACCCGGTCCGCCCTTTCCACTACCGCGGCCCAGCCTCGCACCCTCACTCGCACCCTCACCCGCACCCGCACCCTCACGGCCACGCTCACCCCGGGCTGGACAGCCACCCGCATGGGCCGGCGCCTCACCATCACCCGCCCTCGCACGGGCCTCATCACATCCCCTATCGCAGGCCTCAGCCCCCGGCCATCCCGCCCAAACCCTACCTGAGAGAGGGCTGCATCCCCGAGGAGGATCTGCAGCCTCAGCCCATCCCGCTGCCCCGGCGGATTTTTCACTCGCCGCACGGCCACAGGGACGAGCAGGGCAAGCACGCCTGGGAGCAGTGCATCAGCGAAGAGCACGAGGAAGCGCAGTGA